A genomic region of Sphingobium aromaticiconvertens contains the following coding sequences:
- a CDS encoding NAD(P)H-dependent oxidoreductase yields the protein MGSPLPVHHLVVLSHPQPDSFCGAIARCWQERAQHHHQSCDLRDLYRENFDPVLRANEQPGKEGYTPLPQNIAERERLEQLDVLTFVYPVWFGTPPAMLKGYLERVVGSGIGFGPEADDPKPLANVRLVQISTSSSSTPWLNEKGVPSALHTLFDTYIAEVFGAHATYRLHLDAITQNMGEQRAAARLREVQDFADRVCAEANADRWDRVRAKSES from the coding sequence ATGGGTTCTCCTCTGCCCGTCCACCATCTTGTGGTTCTCTCGCACCCACAGCCGGACAGCTTCTGCGGCGCGATCGCCCGCTGCTGGCAGGAGCGCGCCCAGCATCACCATCAAAGCTGCGATTTGCGTGATCTTTACCGTGAGAATTTCGACCCGGTGTTGCGGGCCAATGAGCAGCCGGGAAAGGAGGGCTATACCCCCCTGCCTCAGAACATCGCGGAGCGGGAGCGTCTTGAGCAACTGGACGTTCTCACCTTCGTTTATCCGGTATGGTTCGGCACGCCCCCGGCGATGCTCAAAGGTTACCTTGAGCGTGTCGTTGGGAGCGGGATCGGCTTTGGACCCGAGGCTGACGATCCGAAGCCGTTGGCAAATGTCCGCCTGGTGCAGATCTCCACGTCCTCTTCAAGCACGCCCTGGCTGAATGAGAAGGGGGTGCCGAGCGCACTTCACACTCTCTTCGACACCTACATTGCGGAGGTATTCGGGGCGCACGCCACCTATCGTCTTCATCTCGACGCGATCACCCAGAACATGGGCGAGCAACGAGCTGCTGCCCGCCTCCGCGAAGTCCAGGATTTCGCGGACCGGGTCTGCGCTGAAGCAAACGCGGATCGATGGGATCGCGTAAGAGCGAAGTCGGAAAGCTGA
- a CDS encoding ArdC family protein has translation MPLAKRSSRDVAAEITDLIIRKLEEGVPPWSRPWRSNGAGGRPLRHCGTPYKGINVLYLWALGDAQGYRSRYWMTWRQAETLGGHVRKGETGALSVYYSSFKKREEHPETGKEVERSIRFLRHYIVYNADQVDGLPPYFYPSDEPEQPPVPSERQAAIDAFFAVIPADVRHGGNQAYFSPTFDHIQLPNRTAFRSMDHYASTRCHETVHWSGHANRLARTFGKRFGDKAYSFEELVAEVGAGLCCADLALPNVLHDSHASYVGHWLGILRGDKTAIIHAAAKAEQAFAYLKSFGGAAADCPPSAPMAQI, from the coding sequence ATGCCCCTTGCGAAACGCTCCAGCCGCGACGTTGCCGCGGAAATCACCGACCTCATCATCCGCAAACTCGAGGAGGGCGTCCCGCCCTGGTCGCGGCCTTGGCGGTCGAATGGGGCAGGGGGCCGTCCCCTGCGTCACTGCGGAACGCCCTATAAGGGCATCAACGTGCTCTATTTATGGGCGCTCGGCGATGCCCAGGGTTATCGTTCGCGCTACTGGATGACCTGGCGCCAGGCGGAAACGCTGGGTGGCCATGTTCGCAAAGGCGAGACCGGCGCGCTGTCGGTCTACTACTCCTCGTTCAAGAAACGCGAGGAACATCCCGAAACCGGCAAGGAGGTGGAGCGCAGCATCCGCTTCCTGCGCCACTACATCGTCTACAATGCCGATCAGGTGGACGGCCTTCCGCCCTATTTCTATCCATCCGACGAGCCCGAGCAACCTCCAGTCCCGTCCGAGCGTCAGGCGGCGATCGACGCCTTCTTCGCTGTCATTCCCGCCGATGTACGCCATGGCGGGAACCAGGCCTATTTCAGTCCCACCTTCGACCATATCCAGCTGCCAAACCGAACGGCCTTCCGCAGTATGGATCACTACGCTTCGACCCGCTGCCACGAGACCGTGCACTGGTCGGGCCATGCCAACAGGCTCGCACGGACCTTCGGCAAACGCTTCGGCGACAAGGCATATTCGTTCGAGGAACTCGTAGCTGAGGTCGGCGCAGGGCTCTGCTGCGCAGACCTCGCACTCCCCAACGTGCTTCATGACAGCCATGCGAGCTATGTCGGGCATTGGCTCGGCATCCTGCGCGGCGACAAGACCGCGATCATCCATGCCGCCGCCAAGGCCGAGCAGGCCTTCGCATACCTCAAGAGCTTCGGCGGTGCCGCAGCCGACTGTCCGCCGTCAGCACCAATGGCACAGATTTGA
- a CDS encoding universal stress protein, producing the protein MVDTGDKDEQFLCDALAFAEFYNASLSFVVLSALPSADYALTIAPPYAFLHDYTEAVEAKQERIAKIAGASNVEVRTISDRPAVIFTKAAVSARYADLVLFGPADDYDYPPIRRETIESILFASGRPVLIVPNGHKPRAIEHLAIGWNATRESTHALRAATAFAAPGAKIDVLVLDAKPTTKGHGSEPGADIARHLARHGFASTVIPAYADELSDADALVKVARERGAALLSLGAYGHSRLREMILGGVTRDLLVGAPLPLLFSH; encoded by the coding sequence GTGGTCGATACCGGCGACAAGGACGAGCAGTTCCTGTGTGACGCGCTCGCTTTCGCCGAGTTCTACAATGCCAGCCTTTCGTTCGTCGTGCTCTCGGCTCTCCCTTCGGCCGATTATGCGCTGACCATCGCGCCACCCTATGCTTTTCTTCACGACTACACGGAAGCGGTCGAAGCCAAGCAGGAGCGGATCGCCAAGATTGCCGGCGCCTCCAATGTCGAGGTCCGCACGATCTCCGACCGGCCGGCGGTCATCTTCACCAAGGCTGCGGTCTCCGCCCGCTACGCCGACCTTGTGCTGTTTGGCCCAGCCGACGATTATGACTATCCGCCGATCCGGCGCGAAACGATCGAGAGCATATTGTTCGCGTCGGGCCGGCCGGTTCTGATCGTTCCGAACGGGCACAAGCCGCGCGCGATCGAGCATCTCGCGATCGGCTGGAACGCCACGCGCGAGTCGACGCATGCGCTGCGCGCTGCAACGGCCTTTGCCGCGCCTGGGGCCAAGATCGACGTGCTCGTTCTAGATGCCAAGCCCACGACGAAGGGCCACGGTTCCGAGCCCGGAGCGGATATCGCCCGCCACCTCGCACGGCACGGCTTCGCGTCGACGGTGATTCCTGCCTATGCAGACGAGTTGTCGGACGCGGACGCGCTGGTCAAGGTTGCCCGCGAGCGCGGTGCCGCGCTGCTGTCGCTCGGCGCTTACGGACATTCGCGCCTGCGCGAAATGATCCTGGGCGGAGTGACCCGCGACCTGCTCGTGGGCGCGCCGCTCCCGCTGCTGTTTTCACATTGA
- a CDS encoding alkylphosphonate utilization protein, with product MSQDDYVYDDESGEWMPASELSERKAAAGRAEVRDAVGNLLADGDQVTLIKDLEVKGAGQTIKRGTLIKSIRLTGDAQEIDCRYDGIKGLVLRAEFVRKRN from the coding sequence ATGAGCCAAGACGACTATGTTTACGATGATGAGTCCGGCGAATGGATGCCGGCCTCCGAACTTTCGGAGCGCAAGGCTGCCGCTGGCCGTGCGGAAGTCCGCGATGCCGTAGGCAATCTTCTGGCCGATGGCGATCAGGTAACACTGATCAAGGATCTCGAAGTCAAGGGAGCGGGGCAGACCATCAAACGCGGGACGTTGATCAAGTCGATCAGATTGACCGGTGATGCTCAAGAGATCGATTGCCGCTATGATGGCATTAAGGGGCTCGTTCTGCGTGCCGAGTTCGTGCGCAAACGGAACTGA
- a CDS encoding IS3 family transposase (programmed frameshift), translated as MKPKPSLKNSPTKAPAERVVKDIRRQTRRHFSAEDKIRIVLDGLRGEDSIAELCRKEGIAQSLYYTWSKEFMEAGKRRLAGDTARAATTGEVQDLRREARALKECVADLTLENRLLKKHDRGWGRRRMRYPASEKLEIIRIVEQSHLPAKHTLDKLGIPRRTFYRWYDRFVEGGPEALEDRPSAPSRVWNRIGDDIQGQIVEMALDYSELSPRELAVRFTDEKRYFVSEATVYRLLKAHDLITSPAYVVIKAADRFHTQTTRPNEMWQTDFTYFKIIGWGWMYLSTVLDDFSRYIIAWKLCTNMRAEDVTDTLDLALKASGCDSATVLHKPRLLSDNGPSYIAGELAEYIDAQKMSHVRGAPMHPQTQGKIERWHQTLKNRILLENYFLPGDLEAQIEAFVEHYNNQRYHESLNNVTPADAYLGRAPAIIKQRERIKRKTIEYRRLQHRRLAA; from the exons ATGAAGCCCAAACCCTCCTTGAAAAATTCGCCGACAAAGGCCCCTGCTGAGCGTGTTGTGAAGGATATCCGGCGGCAGACCCGGCGCCATTTCTCAGCCGAAGACAAGATCCGTATTGTGCTGGACGGTCTGCGCGGCGAGGACAGCATCGCCGAGTTGTGCCGCAAGGAAGGCATTGCCCAAAGCCTGTATTACACCTGGTCGAAGGAGTTCATGGAAGCGGGCAAGCGGCGCCTGGCCGGTGACACCGCCCGTGCTGCGACCACTGGCGAGGTGCAGGATCTGCGCCGCGAGGCCCGTGCCCTGAAGGAATGCGTGGCCGACCTGACGCTGGAAAACCGCCTGCTT AAAAAGCATGATCGCGGATGGGGGCGACGACGAATGAGGTATCCCGCATCCGAAAAGCTCGAGATCATCCGGATCGTCGAGCAGTCGCACCTGCCCGCCAAGCACACGCTGGACAAACTCGGCATCCCCCGCCGGACGTTCTACCGCTGGTACGATCGCTTCGTCGAAGGCGGGCCGGAGGCGCTGGAAGATCGGCCATCGGCGCCGAGTCGGGTGTGGAACCGCATCGGCGACGATATCCAGGGCCAGATCGTCGAGATGGCGCTGGATTACAGCGAGCTGTCACCGCGCGAACTGGCGGTGCGCTTCACCGACGAGAAGCGCTACTTCGTGTCGGAGGCCACCGTTTACCGCCTGTTGAAGGCCCACGATCTGATTACCAGTCCGGCCTATGTGGTGATCAAGGCCGCCGATCGCTTCCATACCCAGACCACGCGTCCGAACGAGATGTGGCAGACCGATTTTACCTACTTCAAGATCATCGGGTGGGGCTGGATGTACCTGTCGACCGTGCTCGACGACTTCTCGCGCTACATTATCGCCTGGAAACTGTGCACCAACATGCGCGCCGAGGATGTCACCGACACGCTGGACCTGGCCCTTAAGGCTTCCGGCTGCGACAGCGCCACCGTGCTGCACAAGCCCAGGCTGCTCAGCGATAACGGCCCCAGCTACATCGCGGGCGAACTGGCGGAATACATCGATGCCCAGAAGATGAGCCATGTACGCGGCGCTCCGATGCACCCCCAGACCCAAGGCAAGATCGAGCGCTGGCACCAAACCCTGAAAAACCGCATCCTGCTGGAAAACTACTTCCTGCCCGGCGACCTTGAGGCCCAGATCGAGGCCTTCGTCGAGCATTACAACAACCAGCGTTACCACGAGAGCCTGAACAACGTGACGCCCGCCGACGCCTACCTCGGCAGGGCTCCCGCCATCATCAAACAGCGCGAAAGGATCAAGCGAAAGACCATCGAATATCGGCGCTTGCAACACCGCAGGCTCGCCGCTTAA
- the ccoS gene encoding cbb3-type cytochrome oxidase assembly protein CcoS, whose amino-acid sequence MNVLWYLIPISLALGALGLALFFWALKSGQYEDVAGAAERILNDEDRPL is encoded by the coding sequence ATGAACGTCCTGTGGTACTTGATCCCGATCTCGCTCGCTCTCGGCGCGCTGGGCCTCGCCCTGTTCTTCTGGGCGCTCAAGAGCGGGCAATATGAAGACGTCGCCGGCGCAGCGGAGCGCATCCTGAACGATGAGGATCGGCCGCTTTGA
- a CDS encoding cation-translocating P-type ATPase has protein sequence MPPGTRIALSGDVVTGAFALTRLSADELILASREINTGLRQTDLSVPGISCGGCIRKIEEALGVLPGVTRARVNLSTKRVAVDWRENEGPPPLGEALTRLGYDGFLYETHDDAKDPQLAALIRALAVAGFAAMNIMGLSISVWSGAAGETRDLFHWLSAAIALPTLAYSGRVFFKSAWQALRHGQTNMDVPISIGVLLAFAMSLYDTILSQPHAYFDAAVSLLFFLLIGRTLDYVMREKTRSAVKGLGRLAAYGATVVTPDGRRTYLPTAELEPGMTILLRAGDRIPVDAVVLEGRSDIDASLATGESVPQPVTPGASLRAGTLNLTGPLTIRAAAASRDSFLAEMVRLMEAAEGGRSHFRRVADRAARLYAPLVHSAALLSFLGWMLAAGDWHHAVTIAVAVLIITCPCALGLAVPMVQVVAARALFEHGIMVKDGSAMERLVEIDTVIFDKTGTLTRGRPGLRRDITVDEAHLAIAAQIGAHSHHPYAKALAAAATPADIAFDAVAEHAGLGLEARIGEDVWRLGRGEWALGQTTVQSCAGTVLACNGKLAQSFAFEDELRSGAAATISALRSGGYALEIMSGDTPAAVMPVAEELGIERVQAGLLPHEKAAHLQTLAKTGHKALMVGDGLNDAPALVAAHVSIAPGSAADVGRQAADFVFLRSDLESVPFTIGIARKADLLIRQNFAFAALYNVVALPAAIAGYVTPLVAALAMSGSSILVVANALRLNPRLARGGRTGDSI, from the coding sequence ATGCCACCTGGCACGCGTATCGCGCTGTCCGGTGACGTCGTGACCGGAGCGTTCGCCCTCACCCGGTTGTCGGCCGATGAGCTCATCCTCGCAAGCCGGGAGATCAATACCGGCCTGCGGCAGACGGATCTGTCGGTTCCCGGCATCAGCTGCGGTGGTTGCATTCGGAAGATCGAGGAGGCGCTGGGGGTGCTTCCGGGCGTCACGCGCGCGCGCGTCAACCTCTCGACCAAGCGGGTTGCGGTAGATTGGCGCGAGAATGAGGGGCCGCCCCCGCTCGGAGAAGCGCTCACCAGGCTCGGCTATGACGGCTTTCTTTACGAGACGCACGACGACGCGAAGGATCCGCAACTCGCGGCCCTGATCCGGGCGCTAGCAGTTGCGGGCTTCGCCGCGATGAACATCATGGGGCTCTCGATATCGGTCTGGTCGGGAGCTGCGGGCGAGACCCGGGATCTGTTCCACTGGCTGTCCGCAGCGATTGCGCTGCCGACGCTCGCCTATTCGGGACGAGTGTTCTTCAAATCGGCATGGCAGGCGCTGCGCCATGGGCAGACAAACATGGACGTGCCGATATCGATCGGCGTGCTGCTCGCCTTTGCAATGAGCCTCTACGACACGATCTTGAGCCAGCCCCATGCCTATTTCGATGCGGCCGTGTCGTTGCTCTTCTTCCTGCTCATCGGGCGAACCCTCGACTATGTGATGCGCGAGAAGACGCGATCCGCGGTAAAAGGGCTAGGTCGCCTCGCGGCCTACGGGGCCACCGTTGTAACCCCTGACGGCAGGCGAACCTATCTGCCGACGGCAGAGCTTGAACCGGGTATGACGATCCTCCTTCGGGCCGGCGACCGCATCCCCGTCGATGCCGTCGTGCTCGAAGGCCGATCCGACATCGATGCATCGCTGGCGACAGGCGAGAGCGTGCCGCAACCCGTCACTCCTGGCGCCAGCCTGCGCGCGGGAACGCTCAACCTGACCGGGCCGCTCACAATTCGCGCCGCCGCTGCATCGAGGGACAGCTTCCTCGCCGAGATGGTGCGGCTCATGGAGGCGGCAGAAGGCGGCCGCTCCCATTTCCGCCGTGTCGCGGACCGTGCGGCGCGCCTCTACGCACCCTTGGTCCACAGCGCGGCGCTTCTCAGCTTCCTGGGATGGATGCTGGCGGCGGGCGATTGGCATCACGCGGTGACCATCGCGGTTGCGGTCCTGATCATCACATGCCCCTGCGCCCTGGGGCTGGCGGTCCCGATGGTCCAGGTCGTGGCTGCGCGCGCGCTGTTCGAGCATGGCATCATGGTGAAGGATGGCTCGGCGATGGAACGCCTGGTCGAGATCGATACGGTGATATTCGACAAGACGGGAACGCTGACCCGTGGGCGTCCCGGCCTTCGCCGCGACATTACCGTTGATGAAGCCCATCTCGCAATCGCGGCGCAAATCGGCGCGCACTCCCATCATCCTTACGCAAAGGCGCTGGCCGCGGCAGCCACCCCCGCCGACATTGCGTTCGATGCCGTCGCCGAACATGCCGGGCTCGGGCTTGAAGCCCGGATCGGCGAGGATGTCTGGCGGTTGGGACGCGGTGAATGGGCGCTCGGCCAGACTACCGTCCAGAGCTGTGCCGGCACCGTGCTGGCCTGCAACGGCAAGCTCGCGCAATCCTTCGCATTCGAGGACGAGCTACGCTCCGGCGCAGCTGCGACGATCTCCGCGCTTCGCAGCGGTGGTTACGCCCTCGAGATCATGTCGGGCGACACGCCGGCCGCCGTGATGCCGGTTGCAGAAGAGCTCGGGATCGAGCGGGTCCAGGCAGGCCTCCTGCCTCATGAGAAAGCCGCTCACTTGCAAACGCTGGCCAAGACCGGACATAAGGCCTTGATGGTCGGTGACGGCCTGAACGATGCGCCTGCACTGGTCGCCGCCCATGTCTCGATCGCTCCCGGAAGCGCGGCCGATGTCGGCAGGCAGGCCGCCGACTTCGTCTTCCTCCGGTCCGATCTCGAAAGCGTCCCCTTCACCATCGGGATCGCGCGGAAAGCAGACCTGTTGATCCGCCAGAATTTCGCATTTGCAGCTCTCTACAATGTCGTCGCGCTGCCGGCCGCCATCGCCGGCTATGTCACGCCGCTGGTCGCCGCCCTGGCGATGTCAGGATCGTCAATCCTCGTCGTCGCGAATGCCTTGCGCCTCAACCCGCGCCTGGCACGCGGGGGGCGAACGGGCGACAGCATATGA
- a CDS encoding universal stress protein, translating to MTSGLGLPGSSREKFWVYRRALQTIAARPMLVDRLGLAATAAIMTCMTAPQTILFPTDFSGRCDRPRDRAIQLARVWGAKLILLHVLGNDAATTVDVQEDIARAETRLRAEVQDDAIAVSTRLAFGDVAQAIIETSAEFGVDLIVAGISRHDEIGDFIVGTTVERLAQRGGLPVLIVKERAQQQYRQLMVATDFSACSATALRLAVAIFPAADLTLLHAYHVRLETLRGREGPAGDRQADIARDLETFLEEADLPAGVRDRLDINVDYGEICAVARDHVQSNNTDLAVVGTHGRSGLIAAMLGSTARALLACLDCDVLLVPQDKDSADRT from the coding sequence ATGACTAGTGGCCTGGGACTGCCCGGCTCTAGCCGTGAGAAGTTCTGGGTTTACCGCCGCGCGCTTCAAACCATCGCGGCGAGACCAATGTTGGTGGATCGTCTTGGTCTGGCCGCAACCGCGGCTATAATGACCTGCATGACCGCGCCCCAAACCATATTGTTTCCGACCGATTTTAGCGGTCGTTGCGACCGGCCGCGTGACCGTGCCATTCAGTTGGCGCGCGTCTGGGGCGCGAAGCTTATCCTTCTTCATGTTTTAGGGAATGACGCTGCAACGACAGTTGACGTCCAGGAAGACATCGCGCGGGCTGAGACGCGGCTACGCGCAGAGGTACAGGACGACGCCATAGCGGTCTCTACTCGTCTCGCTTTCGGAGACGTGGCGCAGGCGATCATCGAAACCTCCGCCGAGTTCGGGGTCGACCTTATCGTCGCCGGCATCTCGCGTCATGACGAGATTGGCGACTTCATCGTCGGGACGACTGTGGAGCGCCTCGCACAACGGGGCGGTCTGCCTGTGCTCATCGTCAAGGAACGGGCGCAACAGCAGTATCGCCAGCTCATGGTAGCGACGGATTTTTCAGCATGCTCGGCGACGGCACTGCGTCTCGCCGTTGCGATCTTCCCAGCGGCCGACCTAACACTTCTACACGCCTATCACGTGCGATTGGAAACGCTGCGGGGCCGCGAAGGACCCGCGGGAGATCGACAGGCAGACATCGCGCGGGATTTGGAAACCTTCCTGGAAGAAGCCGACCTGCCCGCCGGTGTTCGCGACCGGCTCGACATCAACGTCGACTACGGCGAAATCTGCGCCGTCGCGCGCGACCATGTGCAATCAAACAATACCGATTTGGCGGTCGTTGGAACGCATGGGCGATCCGGCCTGATCGCGGCGATGCTGGGCAGCACGGCGCGTGCCCTTCTTGCCTGTCTCGATTGTGACGTCCTGCTCGTCCCCCAGGACAAAGACTCCGCCGACCGCACATGA
- a CDS encoding Rrf2 family transcriptional regulator, which produces MRLTRYTDYSLRVLIHLALNDDRLCSIGEISRTYDVSHNHLMKVVNALAHDGFIETVRGRAGGMRLARPADAITVGEVVRRTEEGFQLADCSGCALSPACGLTGVLARGMQAMMAVFDSYSIADLLTDKDTMRRLINRESPLGIGMH; this is translated from the coding sequence GTGCGGCTCACCCGCTACACGGATTATTCGCTCAGGGTCTTGATCCACCTGGCGCTCAACGACGATCGCCTATGTTCGATCGGAGAGATTTCGCGCACTTATGACGTATCCCACAACCACCTGATGAAGGTCGTGAACGCACTGGCGCATGATGGCTTTATTGAGACCGTGCGAGGCCGCGCAGGCGGCATGCGCCTTGCTCGGCCGGCGGATGCTATCACCGTCGGCGAGGTCGTCCGCAGGACCGAGGAAGGATTCCAGCTCGCGGATTGCTCTGGTTGCGCGCTGTCGCCGGCGTGTGGCCTGACGGGCGTCCTTGCCCGGGGAATGCAGGCGATGATGGCTGTATTCGACTCTTATTCGATCGCCGACCTGCTGACCGACAAGGATACCATGCGCCGGTTGATCAATCGTGAGTCCCCGCTCGGTATCGGGATGCACTGA